In a genomic window of Strix aluco isolate bStrAlu1 chromosome 3, bStrAlu1.hap1, whole genome shotgun sequence:
- the DDO gene encoding D-aspartate oxidase isoform X2 yields the protein MAAPKVAVVGAGVIGLSTALCIVETCPSCSVTVLSEQFSPNTTSDVAAGMLIPHTYPGTPIHVQKQWFKETFTYLFAISNSAEASEAGIHLVSGWQVFKNTPKEELPFWSDVVLGFRPMSEAELQKFPQHQFGQAFTTLKCDCPPYLLWLEKRLKATGVQMYTRKVADLWELHSEYNIVVNCTGIGAHQLVGDKKLFPVRGQVLKVHAPWVKNFIRDGDGITYIYPGIHRITIGGTREKENWNLSPDPGTTKDIFDRCCSLEPSLQGAQDIKVKVGLRPSRQCVRLQREVLSQGGVKLLVVHNYGHGAGGFSVHRGTAKEAARLVRECIAALQGASSRAKL from the exons ATGGCAGCACCCAAGGTTGCAGTGGTTGGCGCGGGAGTCATTGGCCTGTCCACAGCACTGTGCATTGTGGAGACTTGTCCCAGCTGCTCTGTGACGGTCCTTTCAGAGCAGTTCAGCCCCAACACAACGAGCGACGTCGCAGCCGGGATGCTCATCCCTCACACCTACCCAG GCACACCAATCCATGTGCAGAAGCAGTGGTTCAAAGAGACCTTCACTTACCTTTTTGCCATCAGCAATTCAGCCGAGGCATCAGAGGCTGGCATTCACCTGGTCTCTGG GTGGCAGGTCTTTAAAAACACTCCCAAGGAAGAGTTACCCTTCTGGTCAGATGTTGTCCTGGGATTTCGACCAATGTCCGAAGCAGAACTCCAAAAGTTTCCACAGCACCAATTTGGTCAGGCCTTTACGACACTGAAATGTGACTGTCCACCCTATCTGCTGTGGCTGGAGAAAAG GTTGAAAGCAACTGGCGTCCAGATGTACACCAGAAAAGTTGCAGACTTGTGGGAGCTGCACAGTGAATATAACATCGTCGTCAACTGCACGGGCATTGGAGCCCACCAACTGGTGGGGGACAAGAAGCTCTTCCCTGTCAGGGGACAAGTACTCAAGGTTCATGCTCCTTGGGTAAAAAACTTCATCCGGGATGGGGATGGCATAACTTACATCTACCCAGGGATACACAGGATAACCATAGGGGGAACTAGGGAAAAGGAGAACTGGAATCTCTCCCCTGACCCTGGCACTACTAAAGACATCTTTGACAGATGCTGCTCCCTTGAGCCCTCACTGCAGGGAGCTCAGGATATCAAGGTGAAGGTGGGCCTGAGGCCATCCAGACAGTGTGTGAGACTGCAGAGAGAGGTATTGAGCCAAGGAGGAGTTAAGCTCCTGGTGGTCCACAACTATGGGCACGGGGC
- the DDO gene encoding D-aspartate oxidase isoform X1 yields MAAPKVAVVGAGVIGLSTALCIVETCPSCSVTVLSEQFSPNTTSDVAAGMLIPHTYPGTPIHVQKQWFKETFTYLFAISNSAEASEAGIHLVSGWQVFKNTPKEELPFWSDVVLGFRPMSEAELQKFPQHQFGQAFTTLKCDCPPYLLWLEKRGFFSALLLESLYRLKATGVQMYTRKVADLWELHSEYNIVVNCTGIGAHQLVGDKKLFPVRGQVLKVHAPWVKNFIRDGDGITYIYPGIHRITIGGTREKENWNLSPDPGTTKDIFDRCCSLEPSLQGAQDIKVKVGLRPSRQCVRLQREVLSQGGVKLLVVHNYGHGAGGFSVHRGTAKEAARLVRECIAALQGASSRAKL; encoded by the exons ATGGCAGCACCCAAGGTTGCAGTGGTTGGCGCGGGAGTCATTGGCCTGTCCACAGCACTGTGCATTGTGGAGACTTGTCCCAGCTGCTCTGTGACGGTCCTTTCAGAGCAGTTCAGCCCCAACACAACGAGCGACGTCGCAGCCGGGATGCTCATCCCTCACACCTACCCAG GCACACCAATCCATGTGCAGAAGCAGTGGTTCAAAGAGACCTTCACTTACCTTTTTGCCATCAGCAATTCAGCCGAGGCATCAGAGGCTGGCATTCACCTGGTCTCTGG GTGGCAGGTCTTTAAAAACACTCCCAAGGAAGAGTTACCCTTCTGGTCAGATGTTGTCCTGGGATTTCGACCAATGTCCGAAGCAGAACTCCAAAAGTTTCCACAGCACCAATTTGGTCAGGCCTTTACGACACTGAAATGTGACTGTCCACCCTATCTGCTGTGGCTGGAGAAAAG GGGTTTCTTTTCTGCCTTACTTCTGGAGTCTTTGTACAGGTTGAAAGCAACTGGCGTCCAGATGTACACCAGAAAAGTTGCAGACTTGTGGGAGCTGCACAGTGAATATAACATCGTCGTCAACTGCACGGGCATTGGAGCCCACCAACTGGTGGGGGACAAGAAGCTCTTCCCTGTCAGGGGACAAGTACTCAAGGTTCATGCTCCTTGGGTAAAAAACTTCATCCGGGATGGGGATGGCATAACTTACATCTACCCAGGGATACACAGGATAACCATAGGGGGAACTAGGGAAAAGGAGAACTGGAATCTCTCCCCTGACCCTGGCACTACTAAAGACATCTTTGACAGATGCTGCTCCCTTGAGCCCTCACTGCAGGGAGCTCAGGATATCAAGGTGAAGGTGGGCCTGAGGCCATCCAGACAGTGTGTGAGACTGCAGAGAGAGGTATTGAGCCAAGGAGGAGTTAAGCTCCTGGTGGTCCACAACTATGGGCACGGGGC